In Mycobacterium branderi, the DNA window CTTGACTGGTTCATTGGTCCAACCAATATAGTGGACGAACCATGGACGCCGAACTCCGGTCCGCCGCTGTCCCGCGCTGGCGGGGCAAGCCCGGCCGCCTGGAAGTCTGGTATGCCACCCTGTCCGACCCGGCGACGCGGGCCGGACTGTGGGTGCATTGCGAAACCGTGGCACCGACTTCCGGTGCGGCTTACGGGCACGGTTGGGCGACGTGGTTTCCCGCCGACGGTCCGCCGCGCACAGCACGCTTCGGGCCGGGTCCGGTCGAGCCCGGGGATTCCGCGTGGTTCCGGGTTGGCGACGTCCACGTCGCCGTTCAGGAACTGGCCGGCCGCGCCGGGTCGCTGGCCTGGGATCTGCGCTGGAAGGACACCGGCAGACCGCTGTGGACCTTCCCGCGGGCGGCGTGGGAGCGCGAGCTGTTGCCCGGCGCGCAGGTGGTGCTGGCGCCCACCGCCGATTTCACCGGGTCGCTCACCGTCGGCGACGCATCGCATGCGGTCAATGGCTGGCGCGGCGCAGTCGCGCACATCTACGGCCGCGGCAACGCCAAACGCTGGGGGTGGATCCACGCCGACCTCGGCGACGGCGACGTTCTCGAAGTGGTCACCGCGGTGTCGCACACACCGGGCCTGCGCAGGCTGCCTCCGATCGCGTTCGTCCGATTCCGGATCGACGGAAAGGATTGGCCGCCAATGGGTTTGCCGTCGCCCTGGATGAGGACCACGCTGGGGCTCTCGCATTGGCAGCTGGAGGGTCGTATCGGCGGTCGCAACGTCCTGATCCGCGTGGACCAGCCCGCCGATCGATGCGTGAGCCTGGGCTACACCGATCCTGACGGCGGCACCGCGGTGTGCACGAACACCGAGCAAGCCGATGTCCACGTCGAGCTGGGCGAGCGGCGCTGGTCGGTGCTTGGTCATGCGGAAGTCGGCTTGCGCGGCGATGAGGCGCCACTTATCAACGAGAGGATTCCGTCATGAGTTTTCTGCTTGACCCGCCCATGCTGGTGGCCTCCGGCGTGCTCATCGAACGCGGACTCCCATCAGAGCAGCGCGACGCCGCCGAGGCCGCCACGCTCGGCGTGTTCTTCGGCGGCTCGTTCGGGCTTTACAACAACGTGCCGGGGCTCGGGGTGCTGTGGCGTCCGTTCCGGGCCCGCAATGGGCGCGACTTCATGTGGAACAGCGGGGTTTTCGGCGTGAAGACCGATACGCTCGGCCCTGGGATGCATGCGCTGGCCGCAGGCATTTTCGCGACGTACCCGTTGTTCCTCAAGCTCGGCCGCCGACTCGGGCGGCGCTTCGGGTGACGGCCCCGTTCGGGCAGGCGCTGCTGCCCCAGGAGCGCGGCGGCCCGTCACCGGCCCAGTTGGTCGAACGCGTCGACCGCTATCTCGCCCGGTTGCCCACGGCGTCGCGGCTGGCGGTGCGAGCAGGGCTGTTGACCGTCGCAGCCGCCAGCTATCTGAGCACCGGCAGGTCGTTGTCGCGGCTGAGCCCGGAGGCGCGCGCCGCAGTGCTGCGCCGAGTGGCGGCATTGAGTCCGGATGTCGGTGCGGCGATCGAGGGATTGAAAGCCGTTGTGCTGCTTGCCAACGGCGCTGACACCTACGCCGCCGAATTGCTCGAGCGCGCCGGCGAACACGACGTAGCCCGACCTGACGCCGTGCTGAATGTTGCGTCGTCGCTTGATATCCCGTCCGTGGTGCGGGCCGACGCGGTGGTGGTCGGGTCTGGCGCCGGCGGCGCGATGGCGGCCCGCACACTGGCCCGCGCCGGGATGGCGGTGGTCATCGTCGAAGAGGGCCGGCGCTGGACCGTCGACGAGTTTCGCAGCATGCATCCGATCGACCGCTACGCCGGGCTGTACCGCGGCGCGGGAGCAACCGTCGCGCTGGGACGCCCGGCGGTGGTGCTGCCGATCGGCCGGGCGGTCGGCGGCACCACCGTCGTCAACTCGGGCACCTGCTATCGGCCGCCGGTCGCCGTCCAGCAGCGCTGGCGCGACGAATTCGGTTGGGACTTAGCCGATCCGGACCGGCTGGCCGGTTACCTCGACGACGTCGAGCAGACGTTGCAGGTTGCCCCGGTGCCGCTGGAGATCATGGGCCGCAACGGACGGCTGCTGCTCGACGGCGCGGCAGCACTGGGCTGGCGGGCTGCGCCCATCCCCCGCAACGCGCCGGGCTGCGACGCGTGTTGCCAGTGCGCGATCGGCTGCCCGCGCAACGCCAAATTCGGGGTGCATCTCAATGCGCTGCCGCAGGCGTGCGCGGCCGGCGCGCAGATCGCGTGCGACGCTCGCGTCGAGCGGGTGCTGCACTCGGACGGTCGCGCGCGAGGGGTACGGGCCCGTCGGCCCGACGGGACGGCGGTCGACGTGCTGACCGACACCGTGGTAGTCGCGGCCGGTGCCACCGAGACGCCTGGACTGCTGCGGCGCAGCGGAATTGGCGGGCATCCGCGGCTCGGCCGCAACCTTGCGTTGCATCCGGCGGCGATGCTGGCCGGTCGCTTCGACGAGGACATCACCGCGTGGCGCGGGGTGCTGCAAAGCGCGGCGGTCGACGAGCTGCACGAGTCGCACGGCGTGCTGATCGAGGCGACCTCGACGCCGCCGGGCATGGGGTCGATGGTGTTTCCCGGCTACGGTGCCGAGTTGGTCGGATGGCTGAACCGGGCTCACCGTGTCGCCACCTTCGGCGCGATGGTGGCCGACCGCGGCGTCGGCCGGGTGTATTCGGTGCGCGGGGAGACGGTGCTGCGCTACAACATCACCCCTACCGACACTGCCAAGCTGACGACCGCGCTGGAAGCAATGGGACGGCTGCTGTTCGCCGCCGGCGCGGTCGAGGTGCTGACGGGGCTGCCGGCCGGTCCGACCGTAACCAGCGTGCCCGCGCTGCAGGATGTTCTGGCTCGCACGAACCCGAAAAGCTTGCACCTGGCGGCTTTTCACCCAACCGGCACGGCCGCGGCCGGCGACGACGAGCTGCGCTGCCCGGTCGACCCGAACGGCCGGCTGCGCGGGGTCGACGGCGTGTGGGTGGCCGACGCGTCGATCCTGCCTAGCTGCCCGGAAGTCAACCCGCAGGTGTCGATCATGGCAATGGCGTTGGCGGTGGCCGACGAGGTTCTCAGCGCCCGTGGGTGAACGGATTGCTCAGCAGCGACCGGTGTGGCGACGAACATACTGCAGCGAGCAGACGCCACCTAGCCGATCCGCGCACCGCAGGCCGGGCACCAACGGACGTCGCAGCAACGCCGCGATCGACGAAAGATCTTCGGTGTGCAGGGTGCAGCTCGTCTGCGCGAGGTGGACCCGAACGGTGTCGACAATGAAATGCGCCCGCTCGACAGGGGTTGACCCGTAGCCGTCGTCATCGATGGTGCCGTGGGCTATCACCTCGCCCTCGTCGAGTTCGCGCTCCTCACAACGCAGCTCACCGCCGGGTTCGACACCGACGACAGCGCGGGGCCCGTCGACTTCTCGGTACTCGGCCGCATTGTCATCGTCGGAGAAGTCGAATATGTACATCTCCGGTTCATCGCCCACGTTGTCAGGGTCGCATAACGCTGACTGCGCTGTCGCGCGAATTTTGCTGGCGTGCTCACCTGCCGGGTGGGTCGGTGACGATATTGACGAGGATGTCGGCGACGGTCTCAGGTTGGGAAACATGCGGGCAGTGGCCGGCATCGACCAGCACCGGTTGGACTCCGAGTCGCTCGACGGCCGCTTCGCGGATCCAGTCCGCGCGAAGTGTGCGGTCGCGGGTTGGGGCGATGACGGTGGATGCCGCTGCCGGTCGTCGGAGGCCCGGCTTGTGTTGGTAGCCAGCGGCAGGGATAAAGGCACGCAGCGTGCCCAGGGCCCAGTCCTGCACGCCTGGGTTGCAGTCATGAAACAGGAAGTGGCGGGCGGCGTCCGGATCTCGAATGGGGTCGATGCCGACCCACTCGGGGTGGAACAGCTTGGCCGGCTCGGTGTGTATTTCCTCGACGAGGCTTCGGCCGTTGACGAAGTCGGGAATGTAGGCCGCCAGCCACACAACAGCGACGGCGTCCAGCGCGGCGGCAATGGAAGGAAGCAACGTCCCGGCGCCGGAATGCCCGACAATCGTAACGTCGCCGCGAGCAGTTATCTGGTTGGCGGCCAGCTGCGCGTAGTCATCGACATCGTCCAGGGGTTTGTCGGTGTGCAAATCGACGCTGACACCACGGTGTCCCCGTTGTTCCAGAGCATGCTCGAGCTGAGCCCATCCCAGCGGGGACTGGGTGGTGCCGTGTACGAGGACGAAGTCCACGTGACCTAGTGGTGCGCAGACGCAAAATCACCCAAAATGCCTTGGCTTTGGGGGATTTTGCGTCTGCTGGCCCCGGGCTTGCCGTCCGCCAGCCGCTCGATGGCGCCCCGACTCAGCTTGGATTCCGCGGCAATCTTGTCCGGGTCGAAGCGAATCGGTTGCAGCGGCACACCGGTCACTCTCGCTTGCGCTTGCCGAAATTCGGGCAGCGGCCCGGGCAGCAGGTGCGCGCTGTTGAGCATCACCTTCAGCGCTTGCCGAACCGACCACACCGTCAGCGGGTCGGGCCGGGTGTGCATGTAGAGACTGCGCGCCCATCGCGGTTGCATGTCGCGAATGAACCAGTTGATGAACGCCTGGGGAGGCCACTGCCAGATCGGCATGGCGTGGCGGTTGTTCGGCCAAATCGCTTGCGACACAGCTGGCAATAACGCGAGTTTCGGTACCCAGCTCTCGAGAACCTCGAGTACCTCGGCCTTGCTGGCGGGCAGATCGGTCCCGCCGAGGGCGTAGCCCACTCGGGTGAACTCGCGGTAGTAGCGGTCCAGCTCCACACCTCGCAACGGTGCGTAGTGGTAGCGCTCGTGTGCGGTGGCCAGCCCCCAGACGACATTGGCGTAGTTCCACCGCAGCAGCTCGGGGTCACGAGCGTCGTAGCGAGTCCCGGTCAACCCGCTCACCCCGTGCACCGTGCCGTGCATGGCCCGGACGATCCGCGCGCACTTCTCCGCGGTGTCGGTCGGGCCGTAGGCAACGCCGAGAAAGAACGCCAGCGAGTGGCCGAATCGGACCGCGGCGCCTTCGGGGTCGATGGCGAACCGCGGATTGCCGTCGTCGTCACGCTTGAGCGCACGCGAGTGGTGGTAGCCGCCCGAAATCGTCGACGGGTCAAGCTGTTCCATTGTCGCCGACGAGAACAGCCCCAGCGCCACCAGCGGCATGTGGGAGTGCACAAACCACACCGCGCTGTCCGGCCCGAACCAGCCCGGGTCTCCCTTCGGCTCGGCGAAATCGAGACCCTGGAAGAACCGGCTCCGCACGGCCTGGTCGAACATCCTGTCGAAGATCGCCGATACGGGATTCTGTGGAATCGCCATGCTTCCGGCCTTTCGTGGGACGATGATGTCAGCATGACGCAAGTAAAAGCTCGTCTTCAATTCGCGTTCTGATGGCACGCTCTACCAGCGGCCCCGTCGCTCCTCGGCGCGTCCCCCAGCAACAGCGCTCGCGTTTGATGGTGAAGCGGATCCTCGACGCCGCCAAAACGGTATTGATCGAACGGGGCTATGACGACGCGACAACCAACCGCATCGCCGAAGCCGCCGGTATCAGTCCCGGATCGCTGTACCAGTACTTCCCGAACAAGGAAACGATCGTCGCCGCTGTGATCGATCGCTACACCGACCGCATCGCCGACCGCGTCACCGCTCACCTCTCGGCGCACATCGGCGAGCCCGAAGAGCCGCAGCGCATTTACGCCACATTGGACATTCTCCTGGAAGCGATGGAGGAAGAGCCGGGGCTACTGAGGGCGCTGATCGAGCAGACGCCGCGGCTGGGGCTGGGCAACAAAATCACGGCCTTCGAAGACCGCGTGGGCGAATTGGCCGCGGCCCACTTGCGGCTGCGCTCCTTGCCGGTCCGTCACGCGCAGACCACCATCTGGCTGCTGGTGCGCACCGTCGAACACCTCACCACCCGCTACCTCCTCGACCGGCCGCCGATCGAGCGCGATGAATTCCTCAGCGAGCTCGCCGCGCTCGTCATCGGCTATTTCCGGATACACAGCGACGAACCGACGTAAGCACCCGAAACTGGCGCGGTACGCGGATTCACCCGGCGACGCCCGTGATGCTCCGTTCCGAATTACGGGCTTTGGCCACCAGATTGAGCAGATGGGCGGTGACCGCCTCGCGGCGCTCGTACGGCAGGAAGTGGCCGGCGCCGTGGAAGACGACCAGTTGGCTGCCCGGCAACTTCTCTGCGATCCGGCGGGCATGGGCGGGCGAGGTCAATGGGTCCCGCGTGCCCGCCATGACGACGGCATGGGCATGTCGGAATGCCGGCAAGGCGTCGTAACGGGTGTGCCGCAGTATCGATCGGCCGAGCGCCGCAACAGCACGCGGATCGCTTTGCGCTGCCTGCAATGCGGTCCGATTCATATCGTGGCGTCGCGGCTGCTTGCCGTAGGCCGCTCGACCACCTTGCCGCACCAGCAACAGGGGCTTGCTGGGCAGCCTGATCCGGGCCGCCGGCACGAGTACCGCGCGCATCGCGGGCTCGGTACCCGGAACCCGCCTGATCGTGCCCAGCAGATTCCCGGCGCTGGTCGCCACGAAAGCCACCCCGGCGGCGCGTTCGGCGACAATGCGCGGGTGCCGCTGCGCCAACGCCATCAGGGTCATTCCGCCCAGGGAATGCCCACCGAAAACGATCGGCCCTGCCGGGACCGTCCGGGTCACTACTGCGGCCAAATCGTCGGCGAGTTGCTCGATCGAAGCGGTCGCCACCGACGCGGAATTGCCATGGCCCCGATGGTCGTAGGCGATCACCCGCACCGACGGATCCGCTCGGACCAGCATGGTCCCGACGTCCTCCCACAGTCGACCCGACAGAGTCCAGCCATGGGTGAGCACGACGGTGACGTCAGGCTCGGTCGAGCCCCATTCCCTGACGTTGAGCCAGGCGTCCGGCAGCGTCAGGCCGTACTGCCGGCACAGCACCTCCGATCGGTCGCTGGTCATCGCCGGCCTAGCCACGCGAACTGGGCACAGGCGCGGCCTGCACGTCAGAGCGACCGCCGGGCGGATCGAGCGGCTTGGCGTCGAAGCGCTCCAGCAGCCGCTCGCCGAGTTTCTCCAGTGTGCCCACCGAAAATGGTTGGGTCATACGGCGATTGACACCCGGCGCAATGCGCAGCATGAAATAGCCCAGCCA includes these proteins:
- a CDS encoding GMC family oxidoreductase N-terminal domain-containing protein, translating into MTAPFGQALLPQERGGPSPAQLVERVDRYLARLPTASRLAVRAGLLTVAAASYLSTGRSLSRLSPEARAAVLRRVAALSPDVGAAIEGLKAVVLLANGADTYAAELLERAGEHDVARPDAVLNVASSLDIPSVVRADAVVVGSGAGGAMAARTLARAGMAVVIVEEGRRWTVDEFRSMHPIDRYAGLYRGAGATVALGRPAVVLPIGRAVGGTTVVNSGTCYRPPVAVQQRWRDEFGWDLADPDRLAGYLDDVEQTLQVAPVPLEIMGRNGRLLLDGAAALGWRAAPIPRNAPGCDACCQCAIGCPRNAKFGVHLNALPQACAAGAQIACDARVERVLHSDGRARGVRARRPDGTAVDVLTDTVVVAAGATETPGLLRRSGIGGHPRLGRNLALHPAAMLAGRFDEDITAWRGVLQSAAVDELHESHGVLIEATSTPPGMGSMVFPGYGAELVGWLNRAHRVATFGAMVADRGVGRVYSVRGETVLRYNITPTDTAKLTTALEAMGRLLFAAGAVEVLTGLPAGPTVTSVPALQDVLARTNPKSLHLAAFHPTGTAAAGDDELRCPVDPNGRLRGVDGVWVADASILPSCPEVNPQVSIMAMALAVADEVLSARG
- a CDS encoding alpha/beta hydrolase — protein: MDFVLVHGTTQSPLGWAQLEHALEQRGHRGVSVDLHTDKPLDDVDDYAQLAANQITARGDVTIVGHSGAGTLLPSIAAALDAVAVVWLAAYIPDFVNGRSLVEEIHTEPAKLFHPEWVGIDPIRDPDAARHFLFHDCNPGVQDWALGTLRAFIPAAGYQHKPGLRRPAAASTVIAPTRDRTLRADWIREAAVERLGVQPVLVDAGHCPHVSQPETVADILVNIVTDPPGR
- a CDS encoding oxygenase MpaB family protein, producing MAIPQNPVSAIFDRMFDQAVRSRFFQGLDFAEPKGDPGWFGPDSAVWFVHSHMPLVALGLFSSATMEQLDPSTISGGYHHSRALKRDDDGNPRFAIDPEGAAVRFGHSLAFFLGVAYGPTDTAEKCARIVRAMHGTVHGVSGLTGTRYDARDPELLRWNYANVVWGLATAHERYHYAPLRGVELDRYYREFTRVGYALGGTDLPASKAEVLEVLESWVPKLALLPAVSQAIWPNNRHAMPIWQWPPQAFINWFIRDMQPRWARSLYMHTRPDPLTVWSVRQALKVMLNSAHLLPGPLPEFRQAQARVTGVPLQPIRFDPDKIAAESKLSRGAIERLADGKPGASRRKIPQSQGILGDFASAHH
- a CDS encoding TetR/AcrR family transcriptional regulator → MVKRILDAAKTVLIERGYDDATTNRIAEAAGISPGSLYQYFPNKETIVAAVIDRYTDRIADRVTAHLSAHIGEPEEPQRIYATLDILLEAMEEEPGLLRALIEQTPRLGLGNKITAFEDRVGELAAAHLRLRSLPVRHAQTTIWLLVRTVEHLTTRYLLDRPPIERDEFLSELAALVIGYFRIHSDEPT
- a CDS encoding alpha/beta fold hydrolase, with translation MTSDRSEVLCRQYGLTLPDAWLNVREWGSTEPDVTVVLTHGWTLSGRLWEDVGTMLVRADPSVRVIAYDHRGHGNSASVATASIEQLADDLAAVVTRTVPAGPIVFGGHSLGGMTLMALAQRHPRIVAERAAGVAFVATSAGNLLGTIRRVPGTEPAMRAVLVPAARIRLPSKPLLLVRQGGRAAYGKQPRRHDMNRTALQAAQSDPRAVAALGRSILRHTRYDALPAFRHAHAVVMAGTRDPLTSPAHARRIAEKLPGSQLVVFHGAGHFLPYERREAVTAHLLNLVAKARNSERSITGVAG